One genomic window of Ruminococcus gauvreauii includes the following:
- a CDS encoding site-specific DNA-methyltransferase, which translates to MSTNLSKQRREELMEKIQDIRTFLAATNEGEDTGRFLTYLSELEKHVKSQKYGMVFERHLEHVEEKLRSHVPYLEEEKELRISRGKRSNYLIEGDNLAALTLLQKTHREQIDLCIIDPPYNRGKNDFIYDDDYVDTNDAFRHSKWASFMHSRLVLARKLLKPEGYIFLNIDENELTTLKMLCDQVFQEQNFVGIYLWEKTSTPPALSKKVRKKLEYILCYAKSLDSRHQFSQGTIDGDDAPLLNTGNVVRTLTFPAGSVRFKIKDGIYKPKAGMKIQLEQPVEVKDGVNITPLVASGEYKWVQETLEKEMQEGTYFLVKTGKFSIRYQRTGQLSHKTPQNLLNASLGVGTNEDAQKELKALALPQFDYPKPSSLYAFLIDMINRNNDITVLDFFAGSGTTGHAVMKKNKEDGGTRRFILCTNNQENLCRDITYERLKRAMELEGYEEGLSYFKVGYLSTKGRMFYEYAGELIRCLPELIALEHGAFAGETENTFLAATQEEADAFFAAEEDKEGFELYVGPDVLLTGEQEYECLERKIQVHEVPDYYYHELEG; encoded by the coding sequence ATGTCTACAAATCTGTCAAAACAAAGGCGGGAGGAGCTGATGGAGAAGATTCAGGATATCCGAACATTTCTCGCCGCGACGAATGAAGGAGAAGACACAGGCAGGTTTCTGACGTACTTGAGTGAACTCGAGAAACATGTGAAAAGCCAGAAGTATGGGATGGTGTTTGAACGTCATCTGGAACATGTGGAAGAGAAGCTTCGCAGCCATGTGCCGTATCTGGAGGAGGAGAAAGAACTGCGGATCAGCCGCGGGAAGAGATCGAATTATCTGATCGAGGGGGATAACCTGGCCGCGCTTACACTTCTGCAGAAAACGCACAGAGAGCAGATCGATCTGTGTATCATCGATCCCCCGTATAACCGGGGAAAAAATGATTTCATTTACGATGATGACTATGTCGATACGAACGATGCGTTCAGGCACAGCAAATGGGCGTCCTTTATGCATTCACGGCTTGTCCTCGCCCGGAAGCTGCTGAAGCCGGAGGGGTATATATTCCTGAATATCGATGAAAATGAACTGACGACGCTGAAGATGCTGTGCGACCAGGTGTTTCAGGAGCAGAACTTCGTGGGTATTTACCTGTGGGAGAAGACCTCCACGCCGCCAGCACTGTCGAAAAAGGTCAGAAAAAAGCTGGAGTATATCCTCTGCTATGCAAAGTCACTGGATTCCCGGCATCAGTTTTCACAGGGAACGATAGACGGCGACGATGCTCCGCTGCTGAATACGGGAAATGTTGTGAGGACACTGACATTTCCAGCGGGGAGCGTACGTTTTAAGATTAAGGATGGTATCTATAAGCCGAAGGCTGGCATGAAGATTCAGCTGGAGCAGCCAGTGGAGGTAAAGGATGGGGTTAACATAACACCGCTTGTCGCTTCGGGAGAGTATAAATGGGTTCAGGAGACTCTGGAGAAGGAGATGCAGGAGGGAACTTATTTTCTGGTTAAGACAGGCAAATTTTCCATCCGGTATCAGCGTACGGGACAGCTGTCCCACAAAACGCCCCAGAATCTGCTGAACGCAAGCCTCGGCGTGGGGACGAATGAAGATGCGCAGAAGGAGCTGAAGGCACTTGCACTGCCGCAGTTCGATTATCCGAAGCCAAGTTCCCTGTACGCTTTTTTGATTGATATGATCAACCGAAACAATGATATCACGGTACTGGATTTTTTTGCAGGATCAGGTACGACGGGACATGCCGTTATGAAAAAGAACAAGGAGGATGGAGGAACCCGCAGGTTCATCCTCTGTACGAACAATCAGGAGAACCTGTGCAGGGATATTACATACGAGCGTTTGAAACGTGCGATGGAACTGGAAGGGTATGAGGAAGGGCTCTCCTATTTTAAAGTTGGGTATCTGTCCACAAAAGGGCGCATGTTCTATGAATATGCCGGGGAGCTGATCCGCTGCCTTCCGGAGCTGATCGCGCTGGAACATGGTGCGTTTGCGGGAGAGACGGAGAATACCTTTCTTGCGGCTACACAGGAGGAAGCCGACGCATTCTTTGCTGCGGAAGAGGATAAGGAGGGCTTCGAACTATACGTCGGGCCGGATGTGCTTCTCACAGGAGAACAGGAATACGAATGCCTGGAGCGCAAAATACAGGTACATGAGGTACCGGACTATTATTATCATGAACTGGAGGGATGA
- a CDS encoding hydrolase — MTSQITREQAWKLLTTYNQDTFHIRHALTVEGVMRWYASELGFEEEEEYWGITGLLHDIDFEQWPGEHCKKAPELLREGGVGEDMIHSVCSHGYGLCTDVKPEHQMEKVLFAADELTGLIGAAALMRPSGSVMDMEVKSLKKKFKDKRFAAGCSRDVIEKGADMLGWELNELFERTILAMRACEQAVNDAMKQYE, encoded by the coding sequence ATGACTTCACAGATTACGAGAGAACAGGCATGGAAGCTTTTGACAACATATAACCAGGATACATTTCATATCCGCCATGCGCTGACCGTGGAGGGCGTGATGCGCTGGTATGCGTCTGAACTGGGATTTGAAGAAGAAGAGGAGTACTGGGGAATTACCGGGCTGCTCCATGATATTGATTTTGAACAGTGGCCCGGAGAACACTGTAAAAAAGCGCCGGAACTTCTGCGGGAAGGCGGTGTGGGTGAGGATATGATCCACTCTGTATGTTCACACGGGTATGGACTGTGCACCGATGTGAAGCCGGAGCATCAGATGGAGAAGGTGTTGTTTGCTGCGGATGAACTGACGGGACTGATCGGGGCCGCCGCCCTGATGCGCCCATCCGGGAGCGTGATGGATATGGAAGTAAAAAGCCTGAAAAAGAAATTTAAGGATAAGAGATTTGCAGCCGGATGTTCCAGGGATGTGATCGAAAAAGGAGCGGACATGCTGGGCTGGGAACTGAATGAGCTGTTTGAAAGGACCATTCTGGCGATGCGCGCCTGTGAACAGGCAGTAAATGATGCGATGAAACAGTACGAATAA
- a CDS encoding DUF2284 domain-containing protein — protein sequence MTELQKMAVEVGFDHTAEIHVSDLEFNPDYRKYCEDNLCGNYNVLPACPPICGSVQEMKEKAQQYEKALILQTVWEAEDFNEERTLKKKKQKHNEMTKKLVSRFKEQGIEGLTMAAGPMGKDSCLSAYCIDARKMAETAGMEYWMGNDRIAYFTLFLHQRQKGED from the coding sequence ATGACAGAACTTCAGAAGATGGCAGTGGAAGTGGGATTTGACCATACGGCAGAGATTCATGTATCCGATCTTGAGTTTAACCCGGATTACCGAAAATACTGTGAAGATAATTTGTGCGGGAATTACAATGTACTTCCTGCGTGTCCTCCGATATGCGGAAGTGTGCAGGAGATGAAAGAAAAAGCGCAGCAGTATGAGAAGGCGCTGATTCTGCAGACTGTATGGGAGGCAGAAGATTTCAATGAAGAGAGAACGCTCAAAAAAAAGAAGCAGAAACATAATGAGATGACAAAAAAACTGGTCAGTCGGTTCAAAGAACAGGGGATCGAGGGTCTTACCATGGCAGCCGGTCCGATGGGAAAAGACTCCTGTCTGTCTGCATACTGTATTGACGCCAGAAAGATGGCGGAGACGGCCGGCATGGAATACTGGATGGGGAATGACAGAATCGCTTATTTTACGTTATTTTTACACCAAAGACAAAAAGGAGAAGACTGA
- a CDS encoding helix-turn-helix domain-containing protein gives MKEKSTFGKFIIKKRKEKGLTQKELAELLFVTESAVSKWERGVSYPDISLVSDICGVLEITEHELVTASEDVRQREIERQALKFRHMVKAYAWVFYILYGAGLLACLITNLAVDHRLSWFFIVLTAVLTAFSLTSLPMILKKNRALWTLAAFYVSLNLLLFTCCVYTGGDWFGITFVSILFAAVVIFLPFVLRALPLPGGLYRHRTLLCFTVDTVFLFLLVLAACWYNKTAGQFLKTACPITAAGLLLPWIFMLVIRYVRLNPLFRTGICCLAAGIYSYLINGVINSILEGTPPALPVHNFARWSGTYIDGNIKLILLISCVCMGAAFVIGGIVVEVKKQK, from the coding sequence ATGAAAGAAAAAAGTACATTCGGAAAGTTTATCATTAAAAAGAGGAAGGAAAAAGGATTGACACAGAAGGAGCTGGCAGAACTGCTGTTTGTCACCGAGTCTGCCGTATCCAAGTGGGAAAGAGGGGTTTCCTACCCGGATATCTCACTGGTGTCTGATATCTGCGGTGTGCTGGAAATCACAGAACACGAACTGGTGACGGCGAGTGAAGATGTGAGACAGCGGGAAATAGAACGGCAGGCGCTGAAATTCCGCCATATGGTAAAGGCATACGCCTGGGTCTTCTATATTCTGTACGGAGCCGGGCTGCTGGCGTGCCTGATTACAAACCTTGCGGTCGATCACAGGCTGTCCTGGTTTTTTATTGTGTTGACGGCAGTGCTAACGGCCTTTTCACTGACGAGCCTTCCGATGATTTTAAAAAAGAACAGGGCACTGTGGACGCTGGCGGCTTTCTATGTATCACTGAACCTGCTGCTGTTCACCTGCTGTGTCTATACCGGAGGGGACTGGTTTGGTATCACGTTTGTCTCGATCTTATTTGCCGCTGTGGTGATCTTTCTGCCGTTTGTACTGCGTGCGCTGCCGCTGCCGGGAGGTCTTTACCGGCATAGGACACTGCTTTGCTTTACTGTGGACACAGTTTTTCTATTTCTGCTGGTTCTGGCGGCATGCTGGTACAACAAAACAGCCGGTCAGTTCCTTAAGACAGCGTGTCCGATAACAGCCGCAGGCCTGCTGCTGCCGTGGATATTTATGCTGGTGATCCGGTACGTCAGATTAAATCCGCTGTTCCGTACAGGAATCTGCTGTCTGGCTGCAGGGATCTACAGTTATCTGATTAATGGCGTGATAAACAGCATCCTGGAAGGGACACCGCCTGCACTTCCGGTACATAACTTTGCCAGGTGGTCAGGAACTTACATTGACGGTAATATCAAACTGATACTTTTGATCTCCTGTGTCTGTATGGGGGCTGCGTTTGTCATCGGGGGCATTGTGGTGGAGGTCAAAAAACAGAAATAA
- a CDS encoding M14 family zinc carboxypeptidase, translating to MSEACLYEWLKEKLNQLAYRYPERLRVAVRAVTADGREILEAVLGSTRSEYHVLIQASIHGREYMNTLLAVQQLEDALKYYHGLTERVCFHVLPMTNPDGVVISRQGIGGIRHAGLRKELEQCYLNDLCAGKADKDRGEYWKRWKANARGVDLNRNFDSGWRSFQGASMPSADHYKGPYPGSEPEVEAILSVAEEYPLACTLSYHSSGNVIYWDYGCGGELLERERKLARLAGRVTGYEQVSSIQDAQDAAGCSDYFVLERGIPSVTIENGAGECPLSMEEYPAIWSANRFLWPALARFFAG from the coding sequence ATGTCAGAAGCCTGTTTATATGAATGGTTAAAAGAAAAACTGAATCAGCTTGCATACCGCTATCCTGAGAGACTGAGGGTGGCAGTACGTGCCGTGACGGCGGATGGACGGGAGATTCTGGAGGCAGTGCTTGGCAGCACGCGGTCCGAATATCATGTACTGATCCAGGCGTCAATCCATGGAAGAGAGTATATGAATACTCTTCTGGCGGTACAGCAGCTGGAGGATGCACTGAAATATTACCATGGACTGACGGAGCGGGTGTGCTTTCACGTATTGCCGATGACAAATCCGGACGGAGTGGTCATCAGCCGGCAGGGAATCGGGGGAATCCGGCATGCCGGACTTCGAAAAGAGCTGGAACAGTGTTACCTGAATGACCTGTGTGCAGGAAAAGCAGACAAAGACAGGGGGGAATACTGGAAAAGATGGAAAGCCAATGCGCGCGGTGTGGACCTGAACCGGAACTTTGATTCCGGATGGAGATCCTTTCAGGGAGCCTCAATGCCGTCTGCGGATCACTATAAGGGACCGTATCCGGGATCTGAGCCTGAAGTGGAGGCAATCCTCTCGGTAGCCGAGGAGTATCCGCTGGCCTGCACCCTGTCCTATCACTCTTCGGGAAATGTCATTTACTGGGACTATGGATGCGGCGGTGAGCTGCTGGAACGGGAACGTAAGCTGGCGCGGCTGGCCGGCCGTGTGACAGGATATGAACAGGTATCCAGCATACAGGATGCACAGGATGCCGCTGGCTGCAGTGATTACTTTGTGCTTGAACGGGGGATTCCGTCGGTGACGATTGAGAATGGGGCGGGCGAGTGTCCGCTGTCCATGGAAGAGTATCCTGCCATCTGGTCTGCCAACAGGTTCTTGTGGCCGGCGCTTGCACGGTTTTTTGCCGGATAA
- a CDS encoding helix-turn-helix transcriptional regulator translates to MKVDRLVSIIMILLDKKRVGAQELADMFEVSPRTIYRDIDAINMAGIPVRSTAGVGGGFEIMQEYKIDKKVFSADDLSALLMGLSSLSGMIRGDELVHALAKVRSFIPADRAKEIELKVSQICIDLRPWTGNSNIQPYLEIIKSALQENKLLDFEYIAHHGNKTARTVEPYQLVLKGNHWYLQGYCRKRNDFRLFRLSRMSNLKMKEGIFVPRDYQKPQLDFDDIWATMQTRIRIRIHKSVMDRVLDFCTYEDFSSDGDEHYMVNFPFAENDYYYGILLSFGDKCECLEPLHIRAEIKRRIHDIATIYDVRLLNQ, encoded by the coding sequence ATGAAAGTAGACAGGCTTGTTAGCATTATTATGATACTTCTTGATAAAAAGCGGGTAGGCGCACAGGAGTTAGCAGATATGTTTGAAGTTTCACCCCGCACAATCTACCGCGATATAGACGCAATCAACATGGCGGGTATTCCTGTCCGCTCGACAGCGGGAGTAGGCGGAGGCTTTGAAATCATGCAGGAATACAAGATTGATAAAAAGGTTTTTTCGGCTGATGACCTTTCTGCTCTTTTGATGGGCCTTTCCAGTCTTTCGGGCATGATACGAGGTGACGAACTGGTACACGCCCTCGCGAAAGTCAGGAGTTTTATCCCTGCCGACAGAGCGAAAGAAATTGAATTAAAAGTCAGTCAAATATGTATAGATTTACGTCCGTGGACAGGCAACAGCAATATACAACCATATTTAGAGATTATTAAATCAGCTTTGCAGGAGAATAAGCTGCTGGACTTTGAATATATCGCTCACCACGGAAATAAAACCGCACGAACAGTTGAGCCGTATCAGCTTGTATTAAAAGGCAATCATTGGTACTTACAAGGGTATTGCCGCAAAAGAAATGATTTTCGGTTATTTCGATTATCCCGCATGTCAAACCTGAAAATGAAAGAGGGAATTTTCGTACCGCGAGATTATCAAAAACCGCAGTTGGATTTTGATGATATTTGGGCAACTATGCAAACAAGAATTAGAATCCGTATTCATAAATCTGTCATGGACAGAGTGCTTGATTTTTGCACTTATGAAGATTTTTCGTCAGACGGGGACGAGCATTACATGGTTAATTTTCCTTTTGCAGAGAACGATTACTATTACGGTATTCTTTTGAGCTTTGGAGATAAATGTGAGTGTTTAGAGCCGTTACATATCCGCGCAGAAATAAAACGCAGAATACATGATATAGCTACGATATACGATGTTCGTCTGTTAAATCAATAA
- a CDS encoding type 1 glutamine amidotransferase family protein, whose protein sequence is MFTIYVYVLDTLADWELGHVISELNSGRFFKKDAQRVLLKTVSFTKDPIHTMGGLTIMPDCLIDDIVVSETSVLLLPGADTWNDPKHRAVLEKASEFLSLGATVCAICGATAALADFGLLDNRPHTSNGAGFLEMFSPCYQGQSFYIDRPSVADNNLITANPTGALLWAKQIIERLGVFETKTLEAWYDYFSTGKPEYFFALMQTLPSGNRN, encoded by the coding sequence ATGTTTACAATCTATGTTTATGTACTTGATACTTTAGCTGACTGGGAGTTGGGGCACGTTATTTCGGAGCTTAATTCTGGTCGATTTTTCAAAAAAGACGCGCAGCGTGTATTGCTCAAAACAGTCAGCTTTACGAAGGATCCAATCCATACAATGGGTGGTCTTACAATCATGCCTGATTGCTTAATTGATGATATTGTTGTGAGTGAAACAAGTGTATTGCTTTTACCGGGTGCAGATACATGGAATGACCCAAAGCATAGGGCTGTCCTGGAAAAAGCAAGCGAGTTTCTCTCTTTAGGAGCTACGGTCTGTGCAATTTGCGGTGCAACCGCCGCCCTTGCGGACTTTGGACTATTGGACAATCGTCCGCATACCAGTAATGGGGCGGGATTTCTCGAAATGTTTTCTCCTTGCTATCAAGGGCAAAGTTTTTATATAGACAGGCCGTCAGTAGCTGATAACAACCTGATTACTGCAAATCCCACAGGAGCTTTGCTGTGGGCAAAACAAATTATTGAGCGTTTAGGCGTTTTTGAAACAAAAACACTGGAAGCGTGGTACGACTATTTCAGTACTGGTAAGCCTGAATATTTCTTTGCACTCATGCAAACTTTGCCGTCCGGCAATAGAAACTGA
- a CDS encoding Gfo/Idh/MocA family protein, which yields MKKFKVGVIGVGDISRAYLNNLKKYSDVVELYACATRSLEKSRRKAEEYGFKKPYGSGEELIADPEVDIVLNLTTPDVHYYYNLEALKAGKHVYSEKPLAATFAQGQEIMTLAKEKKLYVGCAPDTFMGGRLQEYRSVLDNGTIGNVIGGMASMVCRGWEWFHPNPGFYYQPGSGPLFDMGPYYLTALVSLLGPVESICAMGTRAEDVRIIQSEAQKGREVPVNVDTHIAANLKFKSGALINLCVSFDVWESEMPRMELYGTKGTLCMLEPDPCDGPNLFGGKVLLRTQKNCRWLAMPRSEEMLKTPWEEIEVRHQYNSISQAENSRGIGMVDMAYAIEEGRSNRASGDMALHVLEVMEGILRSAEENVFVRTSTDFMLPEAIPEDGSFQTVCNKK from the coding sequence ATGAAAAAATTCAAAGTAGGAGTTATCGGAGTCGGGGATATCAGTCGTGCTTACCTGAACAATCTGAAGAAATATTCAGACGTCGTGGAACTGTATGCGTGTGCGACCAGAAGCCTGGAGAAATCCAGAAGGAAAGCAGAAGAGTATGGATTTAAAAAGCCATATGGATCGGGAGAGGAACTGATTGCGGATCCGGAGGTCGATATTGTTTTAAACCTGACGACACCGGATGTGCATTATTATTACAACCTGGAAGCCTTGAAAGCCGGTAAACACGTGTATTCCGAAAAGCCGCTTGCAGCGACATTTGCACAGGGTCAGGAGATCATGACCCTCGCGAAAGAAAAAAAACTCTATGTCGGCTGTGCCCCGGACACGTTTATGGGAGGCAGACTGCAGGAGTACAGGAGTGTTCTGGATAACGGGACGATCGGAAATGTCATCGGCGGTATGGCCAGTATGGTGTGTCGCGGATGGGAATGGTTCCATCCCAATCCGGGATTCTATTATCAGCCGGGGTCAGGACCGCTGTTTGATATGGGACCGTATTATCTGACGGCCCTTGTGTCACTGCTCGGGCCGGTGGAGAGCATCTGTGCCATGGGCACCCGTGCTGAAGATGTGCGGATCATTCAAAGCGAAGCCCAAAAGGGCAGGGAGGTTCCGGTAAATGTGGACACGCATATTGCTGCGAATCTGAAATTTAAAAGCGGAGCGCTGATCAATCTGTGCGTGAGCTTCGATGTCTGGGAGTCGGAGATGCCGCGCATGGAACTCTACGGGACAAAGGGGACGCTGTGCATGCTGGAACCGGACCCGTGTGACGGGCCGAACCTGTTCGGAGGAAAAGTACTGCTGAGGACTCAGAAGAACTGCCGGTGGCTTGCCATGCCGCGCTCCGAAGAGATGTTAAAGACTCCATGGGAAGAGATTGAGGTCAGACATCAGTACAATTCCATCAGCCAGGCAGAAAACAGCCGGGGTATCGGTATGGTCGATATGGCTTATGCCATTGAAGAAGGGCGGAGCAACCGTGCTTCCGGAGATATGGCGCTGCACGTTCTGGAAGTGATGGAAGGGATCCTGCGTTCTGCAGAAGAAAATGTATTTGTCCGCACGTCTACAGATTTTATGCTGCCGGAGGCAATTCCGGAGGATGGCAGTTTTCAGACTGTATGCAATAAAAAATAG
- a CDS encoding SanA/YdcF family protein: MIPVIPAVLILLLTIAVSLYITATSKNFILTEDLAAKKTGADGILILGAAVWEGQKPSHMLHDRLLTGISLYRRGAAPKIIVSGDHGRPDYDEVNVMKDFAMRCGVPSEDIFMDHAGFNTYDSMYRAREVFQAERLIVVTQRYHLYRSLYTARRLGLAAYGVCADRRPYTKRLHRNIRELLSRDKAVVMTFLKPKPKYLGPVIPITGNGDLTNDR; encoded by the coding sequence ATGATACCAGTAATCCCGGCTGTCCTGATACTACTGCTGACCATCGCCGTGAGCCTGTATATCACAGCCACGTCAAAAAACTTCATACTGACAGAAGATTTGGCTGCCAAAAAAACGGGCGCCGATGGTATTCTCATTTTGGGAGCCGCTGTATGGGAGGGTCAGAAACCAAGTCACATGCTGCACGACCGGCTGCTGACCGGGATCAGTCTTTACCGGCGAGGTGCAGCGCCCAAGATCATCGTCAGCGGTGACCACGGCAGGCCAGACTATGACGAAGTCAATGTCATGAAAGACTTTGCCATGCGCTGCGGCGTTCCCTCAGAAGATATTTTTATGGACCACGCAGGATTCAACACGTATGACAGTATGTACCGGGCCAGAGAGGTCTTTCAGGCAGAACGCCTTATCGTTGTCACCCAGCGCTATCATCTCTACCGCTCACTCTACACAGCCCGCCGTCTCGGCCTTGCGGCATACGGCGTCTGTGCCGACAGACGCCCGTATACAAAGCGCCTGCACCGAAACATCCGTGAACTCCTTTCCCGTGATAAGGCAGTTGTTATGACCTTCCTGAAACCAAAGCCAAAATATCTGGGACCGGTGATACCCATCACCGGAAACGGTGATCTTACGAATGACCGATAG
- a CDS encoding M23 family metallopeptidase, translated as MKKRKCWKGVVFTVAALLVFSAASRIMRNQQQYESMQANSESEEQFIKWVEFDVPYEALDAAYQLDVKTEKEQVHLNWVELLAYLGAKYGGDFSGYKQAHLTELAEKLVSGETTMQDAVKDMKYYSYYREAYGAVLDGWVGEYQIEQEGENGQKEWADVYGLKAFSPIARDFPYQDYDDFGASRSYGYRRNHLGHDLLGQVGTPVIAVESGYVEALGWNQYGGWRIGIRSFDRKRYYYYAHLRQNIPYAEDLEEGSVVQAGDVIGYLGRTGYSATENVNNIDSYHLHFGIQLIFDESQKEGNNEIWIDCYQLVRFLYKNRSAVQRNDETKMWTRIYQIKDPAVSEYLIAKEQR; from the coding sequence ATGAAAAAACGAAAATGTTGGAAAGGTGTTGTCTTTACGGTTGCGGCACTGCTTGTCTTTTCTGCTGCCAGCCGGATCATGAGGAATCAGCAGCAGTATGAGAGCATGCAGGCAAATTCAGAGTCCGAAGAGCAGTTCATCAAATGGGTAGAATTTGACGTCCCTTACGAAGCGCTGGATGCGGCATATCAGCTGGATGTTAAGACGGAGAAGGAACAGGTCCATTTGAACTGGGTAGAGCTGCTGGCTTATCTCGGGGCAAAATACGGCGGAGATTTTTCCGGTTATAAGCAGGCTCACTTGACGGAACTGGCGGAGAAACTCGTATCGGGAGAAACGACGATGCAGGATGCGGTGAAAGATATGAAATACTATTCCTATTACCGGGAAGCTTATGGGGCCGTGCTGGACGGATGGGTCGGGGAGTATCAGATCGAGCAGGAGGGAGAGAACGGACAGAAGGAATGGGCGGATGTATACGGTCTGAAGGCGTTTAGTCCGATTGCGAGAGATTTTCCGTACCAGGATTATGATGATTTCGGCGCATCCCGAAGCTATGGATACCGCAGGAACCACCTGGGGCATGATCTGCTGGGACAGGTAGGGACGCCGGTCATTGCAGTCGAATCCGGATACGTGGAGGCGCTGGGCTGGAATCAGTACGGCGGCTGGCGCATCGGTATCCGAAGCTTTGACAGAAAAAGGTATTACTATTACGCCCACCTGCGGCAGAACATCCCCTATGCGGAAGATCTGGAAGAAGGATCTGTTGTACAGGCGGGAGACGTGATCGGATATCTGGGAAGGACGGGATACAGTGCCACGGAAAATGTCAATAACATCGATTCTTACCATCTGCACTTTGGCATTCAGCTGATCTTTGACGAATCTCAAAAAGAAGGAAACAATGAGATATGGATCGACTGTTACCAGCTGGTCCGGTTTCTGTATAAAAACCGTTCGGCTGTACAGCGGAACGATGAGACGAAGATGTGGACCAGGATATATCAGATAAAAGATCCGGCGGTGAGTGAGTATCTGATAGCAAAAGAACAGAGGTAA
- the bilS gene encoding flavodoxin family protein BilS: MKYSMFYASATGNTKQLAEAAEEVFAQETKVEDPADADLVCVGFWTNEGNAGEEVRKYLKTLHNRKVFLFGTAGFGDSKTYLDGILRNVEDSLNDTNEVVGGFMCQGRMPQELRDRYNKLKEEVPNQGAHYDLMISNFDKALSHPDENDIRGLKAAVQAAAEKLA; this comes from the coding sequence ATGAAATATTCAATGTTTTATGCATCAGCTACAGGCAATACTAAGCAGCTCGCCGAGGCGGCGGAAGAAGTATTTGCACAGGAGACAAAAGTCGAAGACCCGGCGGACGCGGACCTGGTCTGTGTGGGTTTTTGGACAAATGAGGGGAATGCAGGAGAAGAAGTCAGAAAATATCTTAAAACGCTGCATAACCGAAAAGTATTTCTTTTCGGAACGGCGGGATTCGGTGACAGCAAGACGTATCTCGACGGCATCCTGAGAAATGTGGAAGACAGCCTGAATGATACGAATGAAGTGGTCGGAGGATTTATGTGTCAGGGCAGAATGCCGCAGGAATTACGCGACAGATATAATAAACTGAAAGAAGAAGTACCAAATCAGGGAGCACATTATGATCTGATGATATCTAATTTTGACAAAGCGCTGTCACATCCGGACGAGAATGATATCCGCGGACTGAAAGCGGCAGTTCAGGCGGCGGCAGAAAAACTGGCATAG